GCGCCCTCGGCCGAAGCTGTATAAGCCAGAAGCCATTTCCCGGCCACATCGCCGATAGCATAGATATTGGAAAGATTAGTACGCATCTTAGAATCGACTCTGATCGAACCGTTGTCGTTGGTCTCTATTCCCAGCTTCTCCAAGCCGATATCCCGGGTGTTGAACCTGCGACCGATCGAAACCAGCGCTTTCTCCGCACCGATCATCTTGCCGTCATCGAGCTCAGCCTTGACACCTTCACCAGTACCCGTAGCGATCTTTTCGACCTTACGGCCCAGGTGGAACTTGATCTTGTTTTTCTTGAGTTCCCGTTCCAGTGTCTTGGAGATATCGATGTCTTCCAACGGCAAAGCGTGCTCCAGAAGTTCGACCATCGTAACTTTGGTCCCCAGAAGGCTCATCAGAAAAGCGAACTCGCATCCAATCACCCCCATACCGATGATCAGAAGCGATTTGGGCGGGTTCTGAAGCGTGACCATATCATTGGAGGACAGTATATATTCGCTGTCGAGCGGGAATGCGGGTATGCTCAGTGGTGAACTTCCGGTGGCAATTATAGTCGATTCGGCCTCGATCTTCTGCCCGGAACCATCCGCCTTCTCGACTTCGAGCGTATGCGGATCGGTCAGGCGTCCATGGCCCTCGACCAGATCGATGCCGTATTGACCGAAAATATCACCGATCCCCTTCACCAGGTTGTCGACGATTTTGTCCTTGCGGCTCATCATGGCCGGCCAGTCGACTGACACTTCACCCGCAAGCCTGATACCCCAGCGCGCGGCGTTCCGCATCTTTTTATACAGAGTGGCTGTAGCGATCATGCTCTTGGTTGGAATACAGCCCCAGTTAAGGCACACCCCGCCCAGTCTCTCATGCTCGATACAGGCCACTTTGGCCCCCAGCTGGGCGGCACGGATCGCGGCCACATAACCGCCGGGGCCTCCCCCCAGAACAGCCAGATCGTATTTCTCAGACATCTCGTTCCCTTTCCCTGCTGTGTTTACAATTCGTTTTCCAATAAACAGGTATAACAGCTGAAGCTGTCGAGATGTT
This genomic stretch from Candidatus Zixiibacteriota bacterium harbors:
- the lpdA gene encoding dihydrolipoyl dehydrogenase, yielding MSEKYDLAVLGGGPGGYVAAIRAAQLGAKVACIEHERLGGVCLNWGCIPTKSMIATATLYKKMRNAARWGIRLAGEVSVDWPAMMSRKDKIVDNLVKGIGDIFGQYGIDLVEGHGRLTDPHTLEVEKADGSGQKIEAESTIIATGSSPLSIPAFPLDSEYILSSNDMVTLQNPPKSLLIIGMGVIGCEFAFLMSLLGTKVTMVELLEHALPLEDIDISKTLERELKKNKIKFHLGRKVEKIATGTGEGVKAELDDGKMIGAEKALVSIGRRFNTRDIGLEKLGIETNDNGSIRVDSKMRTNLSNIYAIGDVAGKWLLAYTASAEGAVAAANCLGRETEINYAGVPNAIFTKPEVASVGLRQQQAEKEGIDIKTGQFLFRVLGKAMAENEIEGLVKVIADAKNDKVLGVHVIGAHATELIHECALAVRVGLTATELGNAFHAHPVLSEAIMEAVHDVHGLSIHNPRKKK